The Nicotiana tabacum cultivar K326 chromosome 14, ASM71507v2, whole genome shotgun sequence genome contains a region encoding:
- the LOC142168847 gene encoding secreted RxLR effector protein 161-like codes for MESIPYSSIVGSLMYAQTCTRPDISFVVGILGRYQSNPGIDHWKAAKKVLRYLKGTKDYMLMYRRSKHLEVVGYSDSDFVGCIDTRKSTFGYLFQLAEGAISWKSTKQSVIATSTMEAEFVVRFEATIHALWLRNFISGLGVVDIITKPLKIYCDNFAAVFFSKNDKYSKGAKHMKLKYFTVKEEVQKQRVSLEHIRTDLMIADPLTKGLQLKTFKEHVHRMGLGCIYD; via the coding sequence atggaatCAATTCCTTACTCTTCTATTGTTGGTAGTCTGATGTATGCTCAGACTTGTACAAGACCGGATATTAGTTTTGTGGTCGGAATACTTGGAAGATATCAGAGTAACCCAGGAATTGATCACTGGAAAGCTGCAAAGAAAGTCTTGAGGTACCTGAAAGGAACGAAGGATTACATGCTCATGTATAGGAGATCCAAGCATTTGGAAGTTGTTGGATACTCGGATTCAGATTTTGTTGGATGTATTGACACTAGAAAATCCACGTTTGGTTATTTGTTCCAATTAGCTGAAGGAGCAATATCGTGGAAGAGTACCAAACAGTCTGTCATTGCTACATCCACGATGGAAGCAGAATTTGTGGTAAGATTTGAAGCCACAATTCATGCATTATGGTTGCGAAACTTTATTTCAGGACTTGGGGTTGTCGACATCATTACCAAGCCGCTGAAAATTTACTGTGATAATTTTGCAGCAGTATTCTTCTCCAAGAATGATAAGTACTCCAAAGGTGCCAAGCATATGAAATTAAAGTACTTTACAGTCAAGGAGGAAGTTCAGAAACAAAGAGTGTCACTTGAGCATATTAGAACTGATCTCATGATTGCAGATCCGTTAACGAAAGGTTTACAATTAAAGACATTTAAGGAACATGTACATAGAATGGGTCTTGGCTGTATTTATGAttga